A window of Argopecten irradians isolate NY chromosome 1, Ai_NY, whole genome shotgun sequence contains these coding sequences:
- the LOC138314213 gene encoding uncharacterized protein, with product MGYIHCVYDTGTPGTLVQTGYIHCVCDTGTPGTLVQTGYIHSVYDTGTPGTLVQTGYIHSVYDTGTPGTLVQTGYIHCVYDTGTPGTLVQSGYIHCVYDTGTPGTLVQTGYIHCVCDTGTPGTLVQTGYIHSVYDTGTPGTLVQSGYIHCVYDTGTPSILVQTGYIHCVYDTGTPGTPGTLVQTGYIHSVYDTGTPGTLVQTGYTPGTLVQTGYIHSVYDTGTQGTLVQTGYIHSVYDTGTPGTLVQTGYTPGTLVQTGYIHCVYETGRPGTLVQTGYIHCVYDTGTPGTLVQTGYIHCVYDTGTPGTLVQTGYIHSVYDTGTPGTLVQTGYTPGTLVQTGYIHCVYETGRPGTLAQTGYIHSVYDTGTPGTLVQTGYIHCVYDTGTPGTLVQTGYIHSVYDTGTPGTLVQTGYIHCVYDTGTPSILVQSGYIHCVYDTGTPGTLVQTGYIHCVCDTGTPGTLVQTGYIHCVYETGTPGTLVQMGNTRYTCTEWVYTLCV from the exons ATGGGGTATATACACTGTGTATATGATACAGGAACACCAGGTACACTTGTACAGACAGGGTATATACACTGTGTGTGTGATACAGGAACACCAGGTACACTTGTACAGACggggtatatacacagtgtgtatGATACAGGAACACCAGGTACACTTGTACAGACggggtatatacacagtgtgtatGATACAGGAACACCAGGTACACTTGTACAGACGGGGTATATACACTGTGTGTATGATACAGGAACACCAGGTACACTTGTACAGAGTGGGTATATACACTGTGTGTATGATACAGGAACACCAGGTACACTTGTACAGACGGGGTATATACACTGTGTGTGTGATACAGGAACACCAGGTACACTTGTACAGACggggtatatacacagtgtgtatGATACAGGAACACCAGGTACACTTGTACAGAGTGGGTATATACACTGTGTGTATGATACAGGAACACCAAGTATACTTGTACAGACGGGGTATATACACTGTGTGTATGATACAGGAACACCAG GAACACCAGGTACACTTGTACAGACggggtatatacacagtgtgtatGATACAGGAACACCAGGTACACTTGTACAGACGGGGTATACACCTGGTACACTTGTACAGACggggtatatacacagtgtgtatGATACAGGAACACAAGGTACACTTGTACAGACggggtatatacacagtgtgtatGATACAGGAACACCAGGTACACTTGTACAGACGGGGTATACACCTGGTACACTTGTACAGACGGGGTATATACACTGTGTGTATGAAACAGGAAGACCAGGTACACTTGTACAGACGGGGTATATACACTGTGTGTATGATACAGGAACACCAGGTACACTTGTACAGACGGGGTATATACACTGTGTGTATGATACAGGAACACCAGGTACACTTGTACAGACggggtatatacacagtgtgtatGATACAGGAACACCAGGTACACTTGTACAGACGGGGTATACACCTGGTACACTTGTACAGACGGGGTATATACACTGTGTGTATGAAACAGGAAGACCAGGTACACTTGCACAGACggggtatatacacagtgtgtatGATACAGGAACACCAGGTACACTTGTACAGACGGGGTATATACACTGTGTGTATGATACAGGAACACCAGGTACACTTGTACAGACggggtatatacacagtgtgtatGATACAGGAACACCAGGTACACTTGTACAGACGGGGTATATACACTGTGTGTATGATACAGGAACACCAAGTATACTTGTACAGAGTGGGTATATACACTGTGTGTATGATACAGGAACACCAGGTACACTTGTACAGACGGGGTATATACACTGTGTGTGTGATACAGGAACACCAGGTACACTTGTACAGACGGGGTATATACACTGTGTGTATGAAACAGGAACACCAGGTACACTTGTACAGATGGG GAACACCAGGTACACTTGTACAGAGTGGGTATATACACTGTGTGTATGA